TAGCGCGATATGGCGCGCAGCCTCCAGGCGTCGTGCGGCGGCAGGAGGGATGTCCTTGGCGCCGTGATTGAGCGCTTGTCTGATACGGGATGCGAAACGTTCTTCGTTCATAGTTTTATGCCTTTCGCCGACAGGGCGGCTGCCAACGCGTGAGTGGCGCGCGAGCAATGGGTTTTTACGCTGCCTTCTGAGCAGCCCATCGCAGCCGCGGTCTCGGCTACGTCCATGTCTTCCCAATAACGCATCAGGAAGGCTTCCCGTTGACGTGCCGGCAATTTTTTTATTTCATCGTCAATCGCATTCAGTGTTTGCGCTTGCAGCAGCTTACTTTCAGGGGTGCGCGGTCCTGCATCATCCTCGTCTGCCGCCAGTGTTTCCAGTGGGTCGTGATCATCGTCATCGTCGGACGAGAAGGCCGACAGGAGGGTGGTCCACATCGACCGGACTTTGCTGCGCCGGTAATAGTCACGAATGGTGTTTTGCAGAATGCGCTGGAAGAGCATGGGAAACTCTTCGTCTGGGCGGTCGCCGTATTTTTCGGCGAGTTTGAGCATGCTGTCCTGGACGATATCCAGGGCGGCTTCTTCCTCGCGGACTGCAAACATGGCTTGCTTGAAGGCTCGGCGTTCTACGGATTCAAGAAAGCTTGATAACTCTCGGGGTGTTGCCAGGGTCGTCTCTTCCAGTAATTGTCTTGAGCAAGAAGTGGCTATGATGCCAAACCTTGACCGAAAAGGGGCGGTCGATTAAGGTTACGCCCTTTTAGGCAACAGCTTTTTTGGGCTCAAGAATGATGATCAGCGGTGCAGAAATTGTAATCAGGTGCCTGCAGGAAGAAAAGGTCGATTGTGTCTTCGGTTACCCGGGTGGTTCCGTTTTGCACATTTACGATGCACTTTTCAAGCAGGATCAGGTCAAGCACATTCTCGTCCGCCATGAGCAGGCGGCCGTGCACGCGGCTGATGCCTATTCGCGTTCCTCACAGAAAGTCGGTGTGGCGCTGGTGACTTCAGGTCCTGGTGTAACCAACACGGTGACGGGGATTGCGACCGCGTATATGGATTCGATTCCGATGGTTGTGCTGTGTGGCCAGGTGCCGACCCAGTACATCGGTCAGGACGCCTTCCAGGAGTGCGACACCGTCGGTATTACCCGGCCTTGCGTCAAGCACAACTTCCTGGTCAAGGATGTCAAGGATCTGGCGGTAACGATCAAGAAGGCATTTCATATCGCCGCTACCGGTCGTCCGGGCCCTGTTGTCGTTGATATCCCCAAGGATATTACGGCCCAGATGTTCGAGTTCGACTATCCGAAGTCGATCCAGATGCGCTCGTACAATCCGGTCGTCAAGGGCCATCTCGGCCAGATCAAGAAGGCTGTCCAGATTCTGCAGGAAGCCAAGCGCCCGATCATTTACACCGGCGGCGGTGTCATTCTGTCCGATGCGGCTGAAAAGCTCACCGAACTGGCCCGCAAGCTGAACTTCCCGGTGACCAACACCTTGATGGGTCTGGGCGGTTATCCGGCAACCGACAAGCAGTTCGTCGGCATGCTCGGCATGCACGGTACCTTCGAAGCCAATAACGCAATGCATTATTCCGACGTGATTCTCGCCGTCGG
The sequence above is drawn from the Dechloromonas sp. TW-R-39-2 genome and encodes:
- a CDS encoding RNA polymerase sigma factor gives rise to the protein MIATSCSRQLLEETTLATPRELSSFLESVERRAFKQAMFAVREEEAALDIVQDSMLKLAEKYGDRPDEEFPMLFQRILQNTIRDYYRRSKVRSMWTTLLSAFSSDDDDDHDPLETLAADEDDAGPRTPESKLLQAQTLNAIDDEIKKLPARQREAFLMRYWEDMDVAETAAAMGCSEGSVKTHCSRATHALAAALSAKGIKL